The Astyanax mexicanus isolate ESR-SI-001 chromosome 12, AstMex3_surface, whole genome shotgun sequence genome window below encodes:
- the mrpl40 gene encoding 39S ribosomal protein L40, mitochondrial, whose translation MSAILYRSAAQLLSSPALPAGCRSAVSNVTSVRHSHWFTSVLSLKTTVPLRAEPRKKKKVDPRRDLIVKERLKKKLKKLEKVPPELIPIEDFIIPAKCFDQTRVRGTPRLSFEESERRALLLKEWSRFKYSQHQAETADINEALKAQTQALEELKLESEELYNAAVSPDLSLFPFQHQGPSFTPPLTNYEAPDGKYSDITRVYTQ comes from the exons ATGTCGGCGATTTTATATCGCAGCGCGGCCCAGTTACTATCATCACCAGCTTTACCGGCGGG CTGCAGGTCTGCTGTTAGTAACGTTACCTCTGTTAGACACAGCCACTGGTTTACCTCTGTGCTCTCGCTGAAGACTACAGTGCCCCTAAG AGCAGAGccgaggaagaagaagaaagttGACCCTCGCCGTGATCTTATAGTAAAAGAGAGACTGAAGAAAAAGCTGAAGAAACTTGAGAAAGTCCCTCCTGAACTCATTCCTATTGAAGACTTCATAATTCCAGCCAAGTGCTTTGATCAGACCAG AGTGCGTGGTACTCCCAGGCTGTCTTttgaagagagcgagagaagggCTCTGCTGCTGAAGGAATGGTCTCGGTTTAAATACTCGCAGCACCAGGCCGAGACGGCGGACATCAACGAGGCTCTGAAGGCTCAAACACAAGCTTTAGAGGAGCTGAAACTGGAATCAGAGGAGCTCTACAACGCAGCAGTTAGTCCTGACCTGAGCCTCTTCCCCTTCCAGCACCAGGGTCCCAGCTTTACTCCACCTCTTACAAACTACGAGGCTCCTGACGGCAAATACAGTGACATTACACGAGTGTACACTCAGTGA
- the c12h22orf39 gene encoding UPF0545 protein C22orf39 homolog yields the protein MVKGAGSSWLVEDSRERCAAAGVQGVWSMAGSRESWRPPRLCDTYWSEFRHCKSLRHRFHHYYTYGTTPMCQQWKEDYEACREWEKTQSAHAKECLQKSESSRVSEQRNFTPVWKMRDKPPSDWHTPLNQDNPEES from the exons ATGGTGAAAGGCGCGGGAAGTAGTTGGTTAGTGGAGGACAGCAGGGAGCGCTGTGCTGCAGCCGGAGTGCAGGGAGTGTGGAGTATGGCAGGGTCAAGAGAATCGTGGAGG CCACCACGATTGTGTGATACCTACTGGAGTGAATTCAGGCACTGTAAGAGTTTACGGCACCGGTTCCATCACTACTACACCTATGGAACAACACCGATGTGCCAGCAGTGGAAAGAGGACTATGAGGCGTGCAGGGAGTGGGAGAAGACACAGAGCGCACACGCCAAG GAGTGTCTCCAGAAAAGTGAGAGTAGTCGAGTGTCTGAGCAGAGGAACTTCACTCCAGTTTGGAAGATGAGAGATAAACCACCATCTGACTGGCACACGCCTCTAAATCAGGACAACCCAGAGGAGTCTTAA
- the gle1 gene encoding mRNA export factor GLE1, giving the protein MAADSLRWDTLEALKNSSKGKLKYSPDWLEKGEDILAGCKEVTSLSPLSGAILKRLSPRPLLKNCSLGSPIRDTSLSTSEDVPLCSSAPISPHHTLTSPLSPATSPPLASIESEEKVNEDKLENSHSTVDLSPVPCSTPPPAISLLSPRASQMAGCIRICEEKHRSKAKAELSLRQELQERLVATVASRESEQLKRFEEFMELKQRQEYQSVRDMVEKDTQETLGRQEKLKEEHRHRMKILNLRLREAEQQRLREAELEKQRLVEGRDRLRTLNAIQEEVLQLNQLLEPSSSTQTGLTVDHTSYITRGNQLCSQVSEVVRTTAEGQFPSVEDMTVAERALQEMRSLLRALQEGVAHAQERKKKEQEKEEEMKKQAELKAQQEEQKKSAAASAKEKSRKQGLQNSAEESTLKWYKELQETANQCAQAFEDLNNTKDMQTKKLRMELQKAATIPVSQISSISGSQLKEIFDKIDKLLSGRPTVSGGKSVSTSHHPHGLEYVSYKLAEKFVKQGEEEVASHHEAAFPIAVVASGIWELHPKVGDLILAHLHKKCPYSVPHYPPMKDGTSMEEYQRILGYRVDESGVEVQDSFLKRMSGMIRLYAAIIQLRWPHSNKQGPDPHGLNHGWRWLAQMLNMEPLADVTATLLFDFLEVCGNALMKQYQGQFWKLLLLIKEEYFPRIKAVTSAGQMGSVTRLNQFLENSLRKKQIDPPKGQLTSSFWRS; this is encoded by the exons ATGGCAGCAGATAGTTTAAGGTGGGACACGCTGGAGGCTTTAAAAAACTCTTCGAAGGGTAAACTCAAATACAGCCCAGACTGGCTGGAGAAAGGGGAG GATATTCTCGCAGGCTGTAAAGAGGTTACCAGCCTCTCGCCTCTATCAGGTGCTATTCTGAAGAGACTGAGCCCTCGACCTCTGCTCAAAAACTGTTCACTGGGTTCTCCCATCCGTGATACGAGTCTTTCCACCTCTGAAGATGTTCCTTTGTGCAGTTCAGCTCCCAtcagtccacaccacaccctcACCTCTCCGTTATCACCTGCCACCTCGCCTCCGCTGGCCTCTATTGAAAGTGAAGAGAAg GTAAATGAGGATAAACTGGAAAATTCACACTCCACAGTGGACCTCAGCCCTGTTCCCTGCAGCACTCCACCACCAGCAATCTCCCTCCTTTCTCCCAGAGCCTCTCAGATGGCAGGGTGTATTCGTATCTGTGAGGAAAAACATCGATCTAAAGCCAAG GCGGAGTTGAGTCTGAGGCAGGAGCTGCAGGAGAGGCTGGTAGCTACTGTGGCCAGCCGTGAGTCTGAGCAGCTGAAACGCTTTGAGGAGTTTATGGAGCTCAAACAGAGGCAGGAGTATCAGAGCGTGAGGGACATGGTGGAAAAAGA CACGCAGGAAACCCTCGGCCGACAAGAGAAACTGAAGGAGGAGCACAGACATAGAATGAAG ATCCTGAACCTGCGTCTGAGGGAGGCGGAGCAGCAGCGGCTGCGAGAGGCGGAGCTGGAGAAGCAGAGACTGGTGGAGGGCAGGGACAGGCTGAGGACACTTAATGCCATTCAGGAGGAGGTTCTTCAGCTCAATCAGCTCCTCGAACCTTCATCCTCCACACAGACGGGGCTCACCGTGGATCACACGTCTTATATCACCCGCGGCAACCAGCTGTGCTCACAAGTATCGGAGGTGGTGCGCACCACGGCGGAA GGACAGTTTCCTAGTGTGGAGGACATGACTGTAGCAGAACGGGCCCTGCAAGAAATGAGGTCGCTCCTCAGAGCCTTGCAGGAGGGAGTGGCTCATGCtcaggagaggaagaagaaggagcagGAGAAAGAAGAGGAGATGAAGAAACAGGCAGAACTGAAAGCCCAGCAGGAGGAGCAGAAGAAGAGCGCAGCGGCATCTGCTAAAGAGAAATCCAGAAAACAAG GTCTGCAGAATAGCGCTGAAGAAAGCACCTTAAAATGGTACAAAGAGCTGCAGGAAACGGCAAACCAGTGCGCTCAGGCTTTTGAAGACCTGAACAACACCAAAGATATGCAG ACAAAGAAATTGAGGATGGAACTCCAGAAGGCAGCCACAATTCCTGTCAGCCAGATCTCCAGCATTTCAG GCTCTCAGCTAAAGGAGATTTTTGACAAGATAGACAAGTTGTTATCGGGGCGTCCAACTGTGTCTGGTGGGAAGTCCGTGTCCACGTCCCATCATCCCCATGGACTGGAATATGTTAGCTATAAATTAGCAGAGAAATTTGTG AAACAAGGGGAGGAGGAGGTGGCGTCTCATCACGAGGCGGCGTTCCCTATCGCGGTGGTGGCCTCGGGAATATGGGAGCTGCACCCTAAAGTAGGAGACCTCATACTGGCCCATCTCCACAAGAAGTGTCCTTACTCTGTTCCACACTACCCACCTATGAAGGACGGGACCTCCATGGAGGAGTACCAGAG GATTCTGGGATATCGTGTAGATGAGTCTGGTGTGGAGGTGCAGGACAGTTTCCTGAAGAGGATGTCTGGGATGATCCGGCTATATGCAGCTATAATACAGCTAAGATGGCCACACAGCAACAAACAAGGG CCTGATCCTCATGGACTTAATCACGGTTGGCGTTGGTTGGCACAAATGCTGAACATGGAGCCCCTTGCTGACGTCACAGCAACACTCCTGTTTGATTTTCTGGAG GTCtgtggaaatgctcttatgaAACAATATCAAGGGCAGTTCTGGAAACTTCTGCTGCTCATCAAAGAGGAGTATTTCCCCAG gatTAAAGCCGTCACCAGCGCTGGTCAGATGGGTTCAGTAACTAGACTCAATCAGTTTTTAGAG AACTCTTTAAGGAAAAAGCAGATTGATCCACCGAAAGGACAACTAACTTCATCCTTCTGGAGATCTTGa
- the si:ch211-51h9.7 gene encoding uncharacterized protein si:ch211-51h9.7 has product MVRVRRRRAAALSVINSPPALWILSVAAVLLQEAGVCGACAAAEGLLLCRSCGHEVALERDVSFVPSRLALSHRNNTVLGERRITVQLFENPQGFQYEVLTLKKADVLKHWPADKHFTWFPGFSWTVATCPRCKTHLGWAFQPTDWPQTVTRQDFEDSDQTFVALIVQRLLQEQFASTLLMTPNSFRS; this is encoded by the exons ATGGTCCGGGTGCGGAGGCGCCGCGCCGCCGCGCTCTCAGTAATAAACTCTCCCCCGGCGCTCTGGATCCTCTCAGTGGCCGCAGTGCTGCTTCAGGAGGCGGGCGTGTGTGGAGCCTGCGCCGCCGCGGAGGGGCTGCTGCTCTGCAGGTCCTGCGGGCATGAGGTGGCTCTGGAGCGGGACGTGAGCTTCGTGCCCAGCCGCCTGGCTCTCTCTCACCGGAACAACACGGTGCTCGGGGAGCGGAGGATCACCGTGCAGCTCTTCGAGAACCCGCAGGGCTTCCAGTACGAGGTGCTCACCTTAAAAAAGGCGGACGTGCTGAAGCACTGGCCGGCGGATAAACATTTCACCTGGTTTCCGGGCTTCTCGTGGACTGTAGCCACCTGCCCGCGATGCAAAACACACCTAG gCTGGGCCTTCCAACCAACCGATTGGCCTCAGACAGTAACAAGGCAGGACTTTGAGGACTCGGATCAGACTTTTGTGGCGCTTATTGTACAGAGACTACTGCAGGAGCAGTTCGCCTCCACACTTCTGATGACCCCAAACTCTTTTAGAAGTTGA
- the seta gene encoding SET nuclear proto-oncogene a: protein MSASAAKVSKKELNSNHDGADETSEKEQQEAIEHIDEVQNEIDRLNEQASEEILKVEQKYNKLRQPFFQKRSELIAKIPNFWVTTFVNHPQVSALLGEEDEEALHYLTRVEVTEFEDIKSGYRIDFYFDENMYFENKVLSKEIHLNESGDPTPKSTEIKWKPGKDLTNRPSQTQSKAGKKRQHEEPESFFTWFTDHSDSGADELGEVIKDDIWPNPLQYYLVPDMEDEEGEGEDEDEDEEGLEDIDEEGEEDGEEEDDDGEDDDGEDD, encoded by the exons ATGTCTGCCTCGGCGGCCAAAGTGAGTAAAAAGGAGCTGAACTCGAACCACGACGGCGCGGACGAGACCTCCG aAAAAGAGCAACAAGAAGCCATCGAGCACATTGACGAAGTACAGAATGAAATTGACAG ACTGAACGAACAGGCCAGCGAAGAGATCCTCAAAGTTGAGCAGAAATACAACAAGCTTCGCCAGCCGTTCTTTCAGAAGAGATCAGAACTCATTGCCAAAATTCCAAACTTTTGGGTCACTACATTCGTGAACCACCCACAAG TCTCTGCTCTCCTTGGTGAAGAGGATGAAGAGGCACTCCACTACCTGACCAGGGTGGAAGTAACGGAGTTTGAAGACATAAAATCAGGCTACAGAATAGATTTT TACTTCGATGAGAACATGTATTTCGAAAACAAAGTCCTCTCCAAAGAAATTCATCTGAACGAAAGTGGAGATCCAACCCCAAAATCAACAGAGATCAAATGGAAACCTGGAAAG GACCTCACAAATCGTCCTAGCCAAACTCAGAGTAAAGCAGGCAAGAAGAGGCAACATGAAGAGCCGGAGAGCTTTTTCACCTGGTTCACTGACCACTCCGACTCAGGAGCAGATGAACTTGGGGAGGTTATCAAGGATGACATCTGGCCCAACCCCCTGCAGTACTACCTG GTCCCAGACATGGAAGAtgaagaaggagagggagaggatgaggatgaagatgaggaaggTCTGGAAGACATTGATGAAGAAGGGGAGGAAGATGGAGAGGAAGAGGATGATGATGGAGAG GATGATGATGGTGAAGACGACTGA
- the zdhhc12a gene encoding palmitoyltransferase ZDHHC12-A produces the protein MRLFRSGCLVRTTHLILTWVTTLILFLHNTDLRKCEERGELLQPVLFFIVVLLSVLMYFTVSLMDPGFVLSDSDTQPSLEDDELEEMIPNSDVSQRQRRCGYCFLLQPMRARHCKECKQCVRRYDHHCPWIENCVGERNHRWFLLYLCVQLLAVSWGLQTAWSGITFVSSWREWLIQNCFLLGALGVTGVFSVVVVLLLCIHLYLAAVNTTTWEFMSRHRISYLKTCDSEENPFDRGLICNLWDFFCVCRTVAWERVYSRRSNSAV, from the exons ATGAGGCTGTTTAGATCTGGCTGTTTAGTGAGAACTACTCACCTGATCCTCACCTGGGTGACAACACTGATTCTCTTTCTTCACAACACGG ATCTACGGAAGTGTGAGGAAAGAGGAGAGCTCCTACAGCCTGTGCTGTTCTTCATCGTAGTTCTTCTCTCAGTTTTGATGTATTTCACCGTATCTCTCATGGATCCAGGATTCGTTCTCTCAGACAGCGACACTCAG CCAAGTCTAGAGGATGATGAACTGGAGGAAATGATACCAAACAGCGATGTTTCTCAGCGTCAGCGCCGCTGTGGCTACTGTTTTCTACTG CAGCCAATGAGGGCGAGACACTGTAAGGAGtgtaagcagtgtgtgagacGGTATGATCATCACTGTCCGTGGATAGAGAACTGTGTGGGTGAGAGGAATCACCGCTGGTTTTTGCTGTACCTGTGTGTTCAGTTACTGGCCGTTTCTTGGGGACTGCAAACTGCCTG GTCTGGAATCACATTCGTGTCGAGCTGGCGAGAGTGGCTGATTCAGAACTGCTTCCTGCTGGGGGCTCTTGGTGTGACGGGGGTTTTctctgtggtggtggtgctgctgctgtgtaTACACCTGTACCTGGCTGCCGTTAACACCACAACCTGGGAGTTCATGTCTCGCCATCGCATCTCCTACCTCAAAACCTGCGACTCTGAGGAGAACCCCTTCGACAGAGGCCTGATCTGCAACCTGTGGGACTTTTTCTGTGTGTGTCGGACGGTTGCGTGGGAGAGGGTTTACTCCAGGAGGAGCAATAGTGCTGTATAA